One Methylorubrum extorquens genomic window, CGCCACCGTGTCGTAGGCGCGCGGACCGGAGGCGAGCGCCACCAGCCAGACCGCAACGAGGAAGGTGCCGCCGTAGAGCGCCGTGCCGGTGATGCGGTGGAACACCGACATCGCCATGGTCCAGGTCCAGCGGTAGATCTGGAGATGGGGCGAGAGCGGCTGGGCGACCGTAGGTCTGACGGTAGGGTTCATCGCGGCTCACGATCCTCGCGTCGAAGACTGGATAAATTCCAGGGAAGGGTTAGGGCGGCCGGCTCCGGCCGGCAATGCCGGTGCTGCGGTGCAGCATTGGTCAAGCTGACGATCGCGCGGATCTGTCTCACGCCAGTCTCCCGGTCAGCCTGAACCAGAAATAGGCGAGCGGGGTCGCGATCAGCAGCGAGGCGATGCCCGTGGCGAGGGTGAGTTTGGTCGCATCGGCCAGAGACAGGCGGCCGAGATCCATCGTCATGATGATCGGCGGCGCCTGATAGGGCAGGAACAGCGTCGAGTAGCCGACCACCTGCACCATCAGCACGCTCATCAGGTCGAAGCCGCTGGCCCGCGAAAACTCCTCCGCCAGTGCCGTGTAGAGGGCGGGCGCGCCGTTGGCGGTGGCGGTGAACAGGAAGCCGATCGACAGGCCGGTCAGGGTGGCGAAGTTCTTGGCGGGCGCGCCCGGCTCCAGCGGCGCGACCGAGAGCAGCGCGTGGCCGAGATCGGCCCCGAGCCCGGTCTCGTTGACCACCGCCGTCAGCCCGAACAGGGCGGCGACGTAGAAGCAGGTCCGCAGCGGGATCTCGCCGAAGCTCTGGGACGACAGGACGCCGACGCGCGGCAGCAGGCAGATCACCGCGGCCGCGAGCCCGATCCAGGCCGGCGGGATGCCGTGCCAGCCGTCGCTCAACCAAAGCGCCAGCATCACCGAGAGGATCACCGAGAGGCGCCGCTCCGCAGCCGATAACGGGGGCAGCGGCGGCAGTTCGGGCCGCGTCTCGTCGAGGCGATCGGGAAAGATCAGGATCGTGCAGGCGACGAGCAGCGCGCCCTTGACGAGGCCGAGAACCGGAGCGTGCAGAAACAGGTACGGCAGATAGCTCAGATGGATGTCGAACAGCGTCTCGGCGGTGCCGGCCATGACGAGGTTCGGCACGTTGGCCGGCAGGATCGCCGCCGAGAGCATCGGCGTGGCGACACCGAAGGCGAGCAGCGCTCCCGTCCGGCCCGGGCGCCCGGCCTCCAGCCCGAAGGCGTCGCACAGGGCGATGACCACCGGCACCATCAGGGCGATGCGCCCGAGATTGGACGGCATGACGAAGGCCAGTGCGAAGGAGAAGGCGACGAGGCCCGCGACGAATCCCGGATAGGAAGCCGGCAGCCGCGCCGCCAGCATCCGCGCGAGGCGGTCGCCCAGCCCGGTGCGGTTCATGGCGAGCCCGACCACCATGCCGCTCGTCACCAGCCAGAAGGCGGCGGAGGCAAAGCCCGAAAACACCGTCTGCGCCGGGGCGAGCTTGAGCAGCATCGCCAGCGCGAAGAACATCAGCGCGGTGACGATCTCGGCCACGAGCCCGGTCGCCCACAGCCCCATGCACAGCACGAGCAGGTCCCCGGCCGCGACGACCGTGCCTTGTGCTCCGAAAATGCTGGCGGTTGCCGCGCTCATGGGCGCGCTTCAAACGCGAATTGGAAGCGTTCGCAATTCGGCTTTCGTGGTGGGTGCCTTCGCCGCTCGCGAAGGCGGGTGCCAGTCTCACGCTCTCGTGATAGGCTTCATCACCCTTCCTCGCTCCATCCCACGCGAATGCGGGCCTGAGAGCGCCTTGTCGAATTCATCCTGTGATGCGCTTCGATCTCGTCGATCTGAACCTGTTCCGCCACGTCGTCGAGGCCGGTTCGATCACCCATGGGGCCGAGCGGGCGAACCTCGCGCTTGCTGCCGCCTCGGCGCGGGTGCGGGCGATGGAGGCGTCGCTCGGCGCGGCTCTCCTCCTGCGCGGGCGCCAGGGCGTGACGGTGACGCCCGCCGGCCGCACCCT contains:
- a CDS encoding SLC13 family permease, whose protein sequence is MSAATASIFGAQGTVVAAGDLLVLCMGLWATGLVAEIVTALMFFALAMLLKLAPAQTVFSGFASAAFWLVTSGMVVGLAMNRTGLGDRLARMLAARLPASYPGFVAGLVAFSFALAFVMPSNLGRIALMVPVVIALCDAFGLEAGRPGRTGALLAFGVATPMLSAAILPANVPNLVMAGTAETLFDIHLSYLPYLFLHAPVLGLVKGALLVACTILIFPDRLDETRPELPPLPPLSAAERRLSVILSVMLALWLSDGWHGIPPAWIGLAAAVICLLPRVGVLSSQSFGEIPLRTCFYVAALFGLTAVVNETGLGADLGHALLSVAPLEPGAPAKNFATLTGLSIGFLFTATANGAPALYTALAEEFSRASGFDLMSVLMVQVVGYSTLFLPYQAPPIIMTMDLGRLSLADATKLTLATGIASLLIATPLAYFWFRLTGRLA